Genomic segment of Mercurialis annua linkage group LG6, ddMerAnnu1.2, whole genome shotgun sequence:
ATTGTAACatgattttttaatagaaaaagttaatattaaattttggaATGTAACAtgatttttaatagaaaaaatgtAGGTGTTTGTGTTTTAATAAGACACAATTAgataatatatttgtttatgtGTGTGCTTAACAATTATAGTTGTTAACGTTTATCCAACTTCTTAATTTGTTAGAATTTAACTTGTATTCAACTATTTATTACTTCTCATAACgtgatttttatttatgtatatataCTATTCCTATTTACTtcttaatttgttaaataatttttatttattaaacttttatttattttttattttattacaatttgACTTTCATAATTAAACTATGCGGTATTATTAGCTATATAATTGGCAAATGAACAGTAtagtatttcatcttttttattaaaattaattttgtatgtATTCTATATTGAATTAAACTCCAAATGGATTGCAATTGTCTTAATTTCTTTTAGACATTTAATATGAAACTCGTGTTATTAGTACCTATAGAAGACTACAttgaaattaaacttttttactTATCTACTTTTTTTATCCGTACCATTACCTGTATTCCAAATGGATTACAATCAGTTAATGCATACTTTGAAGATTGTTTGAGTTATTAGAGTCCTACTTAACATCTTTTTAGTTTCTTCTCTCTCGAATATGTTCCAACGATTTTAATTTCATAGTTGTTTATTAGAATTGAACTTCTAcagttgttttttttaattagaattagacTTGTGTTAAACttcgtaaatattttaattattaacggctaatattgtaattttgcctgtcccccccttcacacttatagaatagttatagattatagatagatagattatagatagatagatagatagatagatatatttCAATTAATGAGGGCATATATGCCATTAAGCATTTAAGCAATAAATTATTgtctataatttgggacaaagaaattcaaaatactgcctatcaatttgggacggagggagtaagtGTTTAAAGCACCAACTGTCACTGGTCTCCTCAATGCAGCAATTGTAGCGTCCTTGGCCTTCGTTCGGAGAGTTCCGTAAGTAGGACATCAATTGAATGGAATAGTTCATGCGAAAAATCACACAATTACATGACAAAAGCAAGAACAgaagtattaaaaaaatgatgaatGTACGTACATATGACTACAGGAATGCCTTTATAATGCACAAAATGAAGATTTACAATGAATCAAATGTTAACTTTTAAGTAGGATTAAAAGTGTTAAATTTGGAGGAATCTGCAGGAAGGTGCGCGTTGGGCGCTGTGTGACGGGTCTTCTATCCGCTTTTGGCTCGACCCTTGGTTAGGAGACAACACTACTCTCCTCAGTGTTGCTACGTCTGAAATTCCTATTGATGTTTTGTATCTTACTGTCAATTGCTTTGTGGATATCAATGGTGGGTGGTGTTGGTTGAAGTTTGCAGATTACATTTTATCCCTCCGAGTCCTAATAATGGTGATGATTTTTCGTACTAGGGTTTATCGAGCTCGGGGAATTTCTCGAGCAAGTCTGCGTATACCTTAGCATTTCCAGGTAATGATAACATCTCTCATAACCGTTGGAAGAATGTCTGGAGCTGGCCGGGCCCGGAgaaaattcattattttttgtGGCTTGCTTCCCACGGCAAGCTTTTGACGAATGAGGAAAGATGTAGGCGTCACCTTGCTACTGACAGTTCCTGTGTTAGATGCAATGCAGGTCAGGAGGACTGCTGTCATTCTTTGCGAGATTGCGATCTCGCagttttgtaaacgcttaggTGATAAGTTTACTGGTTGTTTGAGTTGCTTTAATGGCAGTGGCAAGGATAATTGGATGTATCATATAATTTCCTCCAATTTTTCTTTGTGGAAATTAAGTTGGCTGGCTTGCTTTGATCACATGTTTGATTGTTAAGCAACAAGTAGTTTGGTTTGAGTTGTGGAGTAGCGTAATTCCCACTCTCAACCCCAACCACCGCTCATATTTTATGGGTCTCTTTCTAGGACCCAACTCAACTATATTTTAGATGCACAAGCCTTATTGGCTTGtctttattttatgtttctCAATTATTGGAGGCACAAACACTTCATTTTTCTTCAATTTATTACCcatctaattttaaatattaaatcatagcagagtttttgaaaatttcattataCTATGATTTTATACTTTACTTaaatactaatttaattatttaaaattataaattttatcactttagcaatttaaaaacacaattttatttgTATAGTTCGAAACACTAAACATATGTTCATCTAAAATATTATTGTGacatgtatatatgtatatatatatatattatatatatatatatatatatatatatatattgtttctGCATTCAcattaatagtttttttataaaaaactatttgatattttatataaaaaaattatatatggaaaaatttaaaaatccagattaaatttaattaaaatgctAGAATTCGTGATTTTACGGTAATTAATAATTCTTTAATAGGTTAGCAAATtagaaattgtaaaaaattagtACAATTTTTTAAAGCTTTTTGGAACTAcattacataaataaaatagtttggtGCATGTGCGTGTATATATATAAAGGTCATTTCTTTTGAATCTTGAGTCTGTCcttattttcttcttctgcaTCACATTCTCTCTCTATTACACAAGGTAAAGATTTGATTTTTCATCCCAATTTTgctcttttatttattattttttctatctGTTTATATTTGCTTGTTATGTCTTAAAGAATATATTTGATTTAGCGTTTGATGATATGGGCTGtcttaaaagtttggtttttggGCATTTTTATGTTAGAATAACAGATCCATGGTGGTGATTTCATTTACATGTTCAGTTTATATATTTCTTGTTTTAGATCACGAATTATAATTGGTATAGCAGCTTATTTTATTTACAGATTTTGTCAGTTAgatttatgaaatttggatCTGTCATTATTAGGCAATGGAGTGTTGGATCTCGAATTTTGATCCACATTTGTCTCTCTAGAATAACTTATTAATGTTATTATCTGTTTAATTTAAGTGGTAAAATTTGTTCTTGAAGATCTAGTGCCTTTATGTTATCAGGATGATATATAGGTGTTTACAAGTTTAAATCTTGTTTTATGTCATACCATTTAAGATAAAGTTGCTACTTTTGTTTCGTATTCTAGGAAATCCGCTTCTGGCATATAAAAATGGTGAAGATTTGTTGTATTGGAGCTGGCTATGTGGGAGGTCCCACCATGGCTGTGATTGCACTTAAGTGTCCGAACATTGAAGTGGCTGTGGTTGACATTTCTGTGGCACGGATCAATGCCTGGAATAGTGACCAACTCCCCATTTATGAGCCGGGTCTCGATGATGTTGTGAAGGAGCGCCGTGGAAAAAACCTTTTCTTCAGTACTGATGTTGAGAAACATGTTTCGGAGGCTGATATAGTGTTTGTGTCGGTTAACACCCCGACTAAAACCCAAGGGCTTGGAGCTGGTAAAGCAGCTGACTTGACCTATTGGGAGAGTGCTGCTCGAATGATTGCTGATGTATCGAAATCGGATAAGATTGTTGTTGAGAAATCAACAGTACCTGTCAAAACAGCCGAGGCAATTGAAAAGATTTTGACTCACAACAGCAAAGGTATCAACTTTCAGATCCTCTCTAATCCTGAGTTCCTTGCTGAAGGAACTGCAATTAAAGACCTTTTCAATCCCGACCGTGTGCTGATTGGTGGTAGGGAAACTCCTGAAGGGCAAAAAGCAATTCAAGCACTGAAAGATGTTTATGCCCATTGGGTCCCTGTGGAACAGATCATATGCACCAATCTCTGGTCTGCTGAGCTCTCGAAACTTGCTGCAAATGCCTTTCTGGCGCAGAGGATATCCTCTGTCAATGCTATGTCAGCGCTCTGTGAAGCCACCGGCGCAGATGTCACCCAAGTGTCTCATGCTGTTGGTAAGGACACAAGAATTGGGTCTAAGTTCTTGAACTCCAGTGTTGGTTTTGGTGGATCTTGTTTTCAGAAAGATATCTTGAACTTGGTATATATATGCGAGTGTAATGGCCTTCCGGAGGTCGCTAATTACTGGAAACAGGTGATTAAGGTGAATGACTACCAAAAGAACCGTTTTGTGAACCGGGTGGTTGCTTCTATGTTCAACACAGTTTCAGGTAAGAAGATTGCTATTTTGGGATTCGCTTTCAAGAAAGACACGGGCGATACTAGGGAGACCCCAGCCATTGATGTGTGCAAGGGCTTGTTGGGAGACAAAGCACAACTGAGCATATATGACCCACAGGTTTCACATGACCAAATTCAAAGGGATCTTTCTATGAAGAAATTTGACTGGGATCACCCCATTCATCTGCAACCAATGAGTCCTTCAACTGTCAAGCAAGTTAGTCATGCTTGGGATCCTTATGAGGCAACAAAAGGTTCTCATGGTATCTGCATTCTTACCGAGTGGGACGAGTTTAAAACGCTTGATTATCAGAAGATTTATGATAACATGCAGAAGCCAGCCTTTGTGTTTGATGGACGGAATGTCGTGGATGCTGATAAGTTAAGGGAAATTGGGTTTATTGTTTACGCCATCGGTAAGCCATTAGATTCATGGCTCAAGGACATGCCTGCTATTGCATAAACTAAAAAATGCATGACATGAAATGCCTAGTTGCTGTCTTGTACGAGGTTTCCCCTATTTAGTCATTTTGTATGTTGTTTTGCAATTCAATTGATTCTTATGTTGTAATGATTTCAAAAACACAGTTATCATTTTCCAGATCTGGCTTAGTTACAAGCATATCTGAATATGATCAATGTTCTTTTTGGTTTAAAGAAATAAACGATATTATACTATTCTTTCTCCTGCCCTTTTTTGTATTTTGCTTACCATCTTATTAAT
This window contains:
- the LOC126687362 gene encoding UDP-glucose 6-dehydrogenase 1-like, with the translated sequence MVKICCIGAGYVGGPTMAVIALKCPNIEVAVVDISVARINAWNSDQLPIYEPGLDDVVKERRGKNLFFSTDVEKHVSEADIVFVSVNTPTKTQGLGAGKAADLTYWESAARMIADVSKSDKIVVEKSTVPVKTAEAIEKILTHNSKGINFQILSNPEFLAEGTAIKDLFNPDRVLIGGRETPEGQKAIQALKDVYAHWVPVEQIICTNLWSAELSKLAANAFLAQRISSVNAMSALCEATGADVTQVSHAVGKDTRIGSKFLNSSVGFGGSCFQKDILNLVYICECNGLPEVANYWKQVIKVNDYQKNRFVNRVVASMFNTVSGKKIAILGFAFKKDTGDTRETPAIDVCKGLLGDKAQLSIYDPQVSHDQIQRDLSMKKFDWDHPIHLQPMSPSTVKQVSHAWDPYEATKGSHGICILTEWDEFKTLDYQKIYDNMQKPAFVFDGRNVVDADKLREIGFIVYAIGKPLDSWLKDMPAIA